A single genomic interval of Balaenoptera musculus isolate JJ_BM4_2016_0621 chromosome 14, mBalMus1.pri.v3, whole genome shotgun sequence harbors:
- the SDS gene encoding L-serine dehydratase/L-threonine deaminase isoform X1, which produces MMSGEPLHVKTPVRDSMTLSKVAGTTVYLKMDSAQPSGSFKIRGIGHLCKTWAERGCEHFVCSSAGNAGMAAAYAARKLGIPATIVVPSTTPALTIQRLKNEGAMVKVVGETLDEAVRVAKALPKNNSGWIYVPPFDDPLIWEGHSSIVKELKETMSTKPGAIVLAVGGGGLLCGVAQGLVEVGWGDVPIITMETIGANSFHASTKAGKLVTLPQITSVAKALGVTTVTAQAMKVFQEHPIFSEVVSDQEAVAAVEKFVDDEKILVEPACGAALAAIYSNVVQKLQGEGKLCTPLSSLVVIVCGGSNISLAQLPALKKQLGMKSGLPQ; this is translated from the exons ATGATGTCAGGAGAACCCCTGCACGTGAAGACCCCCGTCCGTGACAGCATGACCCTGTCCAAAGTGGCTGGCACCACCGTCTATCTCAAGATGGACAGTGCCCAGCCCTCCGGCTCCTTCAAGATCCGGGGCATCGGACACCTCTGCAAGACG TGGGCTGAGCGAGGCTGTGAACATTTTGTCTGTTCCTCGG CAGGCAACGCAGGCATGGCAGCTGCCTATGCGGCCAGGAAGCTGGGCATCCCCGCCACGATCGTCGTGCCCAGCACCACGCCTGCCCTCACCATCCAGCGGCTCAAGAATGAGGGCGCCATGGTCAAGGTGGTGGGTGAG ACATTGGATGAGGCTGTCAGGGTGGCCAAGGCCCTGCCAAAAAACAACTCAGGCTGGATCTACGTCCCTCCCTTTGACGACCCCCTCATCTG ggaagGCCACTCTTCTATCGTGAAGGAGCTGAAGGAGACGATGAGCACAAAGCCGGGGGCCATCGTGCTGGCGGTGGGGGGTGGAGGCCTGCTGTGCGGAGTGGCCCAGGGGCTggtggaggtgggctggggggaCGTGCCCATCATCACCATGGAGACCATCGGAGCCAACAGCTTCCACGCTTCCACCAAGGCCGGCAAGCTTGTCACCCTGCCCCAGATTACCAG TGTTGCCAAAGCCCTGGGCGTGACCACTGTGACAGCACAGGCTATGAAGGTGTTTCAGGAACACCCCATTTTCTCTGAAGTTGTCTCGGACCAGGAGGCTGTGGCCGCTGTTGAGAAGTTTGTGG ATGATGAGAAGATCCTGGTGGAGCCCGCCTGTGGGGCAGCCCTGGCTGCCATCTACAGCAACGTGGTTCAGAAGCTGCAAGGAGAGGGGAAGCTCTGCACCCCACTGTCCTCCCTCGTGGTCATCGTTTGTGGGGGCAGCAACATCAGCCTGGCCCAGCTGCCAGCGCTCAAGAAACAGCTGGGCATGAAGAGCGGGCTGCCCCAGTGA
- the SDS gene encoding L-serine dehydratase/L-threonine deaminase isoform X2 — protein sequence MMSGEPLHVKTPVRDSMTLSKVAGTTVYLKMDSAQPSGSFKIRGIGHLCKTWAERGCEHFVCSSGNAGMAAAYAARKLGIPATIVVPSTTPALTIQRLKNEGAMVKVVGETLDEAVRVAKALPKNNSGWIYVPPFDDPLIWEGHSSIVKELKETMSTKPGAIVLAVGGGGLLCGVAQGLVEVGWGDVPIITMETIGANSFHASTKAGKLVTLPQITSVAKALGVTTVTAQAMKVFQEHPIFSEVVSDQEAVAAVEKFVDDEKILVEPACGAALAAIYSNVVQKLQGEGKLCTPLSSLVVIVCGGSNISLAQLPALKKQLGMKSGLPQ from the exons ATGATGTCAGGAGAACCCCTGCACGTGAAGACCCCCGTCCGTGACAGCATGACCCTGTCCAAAGTGGCTGGCACCACCGTCTATCTCAAGATGGACAGTGCCCAGCCCTCCGGCTCCTTCAAGATCCGGGGCATCGGACACCTCTGCAAGACG TGGGCTGAGCGAGGCTGTGAACATTTTGTCTGTTCCTCGG GCAACGCAGGCATGGCAGCTGCCTATGCGGCCAGGAAGCTGGGCATCCCCGCCACGATCGTCGTGCCCAGCACCACGCCTGCCCTCACCATCCAGCGGCTCAAGAATGAGGGCGCCATGGTCAAGGTGGTGGGTGAG ACATTGGATGAGGCTGTCAGGGTGGCCAAGGCCCTGCCAAAAAACAACTCAGGCTGGATCTACGTCCCTCCCTTTGACGACCCCCTCATCTG ggaagGCCACTCTTCTATCGTGAAGGAGCTGAAGGAGACGATGAGCACAAAGCCGGGGGCCATCGTGCTGGCGGTGGGGGGTGGAGGCCTGCTGTGCGGAGTGGCCCAGGGGCTggtggaggtgggctggggggaCGTGCCCATCATCACCATGGAGACCATCGGAGCCAACAGCTTCCACGCTTCCACCAAGGCCGGCAAGCTTGTCACCCTGCCCCAGATTACCAG TGTTGCCAAAGCCCTGGGCGTGACCACTGTGACAGCACAGGCTATGAAGGTGTTTCAGGAACACCCCATTTTCTCTGAAGTTGTCTCGGACCAGGAGGCTGTGGCCGCTGTTGAGAAGTTTGTGG ATGATGAGAAGATCCTGGTGGAGCCCGCCTGTGGGGCAGCCCTGGCTGCCATCTACAGCAACGTGGTTCAGAAGCTGCAAGGAGAGGGGAAGCTCTGCACCCCACTGTCCTCCCTCGTGGTCATCGTTTGTGGGGGCAGCAACATCAGCCTGGCCCAGCTGCCAGCGCTCAAGAAACAGCTGGGCATGAAGAGCGGGCTGCCCCAGTGA